The Cognatishimia activa nucleotide sequence CGACGCTGGGTCGCGAGCGTGAACTCATGATCTTGGTCTGTAAGAAATGGCATGTGGCTAAGCGGCTGCTTGCGAAGATCAAACAAGAAACCAATATACCAGCTATTGACTATCTCTTTCAGGAAGAAGACACGGATCTGCCTGATCTGGGTGGAATTCAATCCACCATCGAAAAGCGAACACGTCACCGGCGCGCACTGATCCGAATGTTATTTGATTACTTCCAGACAAATCGGATGATCATTTGTATGGATCCCGGTTCACTGGACCTTTTGCATGATTTCTACAGTGATCGATCTACGACACGGGCGCTGGAGGTTCAGTGCAGTTATTCTGAAGAATATCTGAAGGGGCATGCAAGTAGAATTGGGTTGGCTGGGGAGCAAACGCCTCAGGAAACATTCAATCGCATCTTACCTACAATCAAACGTGATATTGAAGACGAAAGCGACGCTATTCGCGACGCAGACTTTGAAAATTACGAGCGCATTCGTGAGGTTGATGAGATCGGCGACTTCCTGAAACCGGTCATGAATTTCCTCACAGTCAGCGAAGACAAGGCGCGGGAAATTGCAACAACGCCGCATCTATTTGCGGACTAGGACACGACCCTTGCTCCGTTGAAGGCTTTCACGCATATTCCGCGATATGACAAAGCCGACGAGGGGACACAGCCATGTCAATTGATGCACCTGAGACAAAGATCGTCGACAACTATCGCATTTCCTGCGATGGCGGTGAGGGCGCGTTGGGGCACCCACGCGTTTGGCTGAGTATCCCGCGAGACACTGGCGTTGTGGAATGCGGATATTGTGACTGCAAATACATCCACAAAGACTTTGTCAAAGAGGACGCGGCTTAAACACTAGAGGCGTCTCTTTGCGCGCTTACTCTAGATAAAGGTCTTGGCTTCGTGACGATCGGGTGTGTCCAAATGCGGCACAGCGTTGAATTGAGTGATATGTCGGCGTCCTGCGATAGGTTGCCAAGTATGCACCGACGTATTGAGCGTTGCCAAACAAGTTTGCGTCCAGGATTGAAGATCAAAACCGAGGCTGTGTCGGATTGCGGTGCTGATGAAGCCCCCTGACGTGACGATCAAGGCAGGCCCGTCACCAGCTGCAATGTGATCCATAACTTCAGTGACGCGATTGAAGAAAGAAGCATAAGATTCGCTGACATCCTCCAAAATATTGCTTTCCCATTTTTCGAGTAGTTCACACAGCAGAACTGCAAACTCTTCCTGAGTTTGCGGGTTCACCGCACCAAACTGGCGCTCGTAGGCCGCTCGTAGCGAATAATACGGGAATTCATTCAAGCGGGCATCTTCGACCACTTCGCCAAATCGCGCTGCTCCGAGGCTTTCCGCTGTCTGTAAGTGGCGTTTGAGAGTGCCGCTGTAAACTCTTGCAAACTCTTGACCTGCTTGGATAAAATGCTCACCCAGCCACCTTGCCTGCTGATGGCCGAGTTCTGAAAGTTGGTCATAGCCCGCTTCATCCGTGGCATGGGTATTAGCCTGTCCGTGGCGGATTAGGGTCATATGGGTCATATCGCGCTCCTATTGAGTTTTCAGTATTCGCCTCGGCGCGTATCGAAAAGGGGAAATTTGTGGTCGGATAATTTTGTCCGCGATCGGAAATTTGTGACACTGAATTGGGGCTGCTTGGCGCGAAATGCGCTTTTGGCGTCGCGAAAGAAACCTTTGCGTCAATGCGGGATGCGGTAGATTGAAGGTCAACGATGGAGTCTTCGATGTCCGAGCAAGTCACATTCACTCTGGATGGCCAGCAAGTGACCGCCGAAAAAGGCGAAACAATTTGGGAAGTTGCCAATGGTCGGGTGCTGGTGATTCCGCACCTCTGCCACAAACCAGCACCAGGGTATCGCCCAGACGGCAATTGCCGCGCCTGTATGGTTGAAATTGAAGGCGAACGCACTTTGGCAGCCTCCTGTATTCGCGAACCATCCGAAGGCATGGTTGTGACAACCAACTCTGCCCGCGCTGAAACCGCTCGCAAGATGGTGGTCGAGATGCTCGTGACCGACCAGCCAGAACGTGAAGAAGCACACGACAAATCCAGCCACCTTTGGGATATGGCGGATTTGAACGGCGTGTCTGAAAGCCGTTTCCCCAAAATGGAAGAAGGCCGCATACCGCTCCTTGACGACAGCCACGTTGCGATGAAAGTCAATCTGGACGCCTGTATTTCCTGCAGCCTTTGCGTTCAGGCCTGCCGTGAAGTTCAGGTGAACGACGTGATCGGAATGGCTGGCCGTGGCCATGACGCCTATCCAACCTTTGACATCGCTGATCCAATGGGTGCCTCCACCTGTGTGGCTTGCGGCGAATGTGTTCAGGCCTGCCCAACCGGCGCTTTGATGCCAGCGGCTGTGGTTGATGAAAACCAAGTCGGCGATAGCGCTGATTTTGACAGCGAAACCGAAAGCGTCTGCCCGTTCTGTGGCGTTGGCTGCAAAGTCAGCCTGAAGGTCAAAGACGGCAAGGTGAAATACGTAGAGGGCATCAACGGTCCAGCAAACGAAGGCCGCCTGTGTGTTAAAGGTCGCTTTGGCTTTGACTACATTCACCACCCGCACCGTCTGACCAAACCTCTGATCCGCCGCGATGATGCGCCAGCCAAAGGCCTGAACGTCGATCCGGGTGATCTGTCTACGCACTTCCGTGAAGCGACTTGGGAAGAGGCATTGGATCTGGCCGGCAAACGGCTCGTTGAGCTGCGCGATCAGGATCCGAAATCCGTTGCGGGCTTTGGTTCTGCGAAATGCACCAACGAAGAGGCCTACCTTTTCCAAAAGTTCATCCGTCAGGGGTTCAAACACAACAACGTCGACCACTGTACACGGCTGTGCCATGCTTCATCTGTCTCTGCGCTGATCGAAAACGTTGGGTCTGGTGCTGTTACAGCAACCTTCAACGAGATCGAAAACGCGGATGTGGCGATCATCATCGGTGCGAACCCAATTGAAAACCACCCGGTTGCGGCGACCTATTTCAAACAGTTCACCAAACGTGGCGGAAAGCTGATCGTCATGGACCCACGTGGCGTGGGCATGCGTCGCTTCGCGGCTGAAATGCTGCAATTCCGTCCGGGTGCTGACGTCTCGCTGCTGAACGCGATCATGAACGTGATCGTCGAAGAAGAGCTTTATGACAGCCAGTATATCCATCGCTGGACTGAAAACTGGGAAGCTGAAAAGGAACACCTGAAGGCCTTCAGTCCTGAAAAGATGACCGAAATCTGCGGCATCGAACCTGATCAAATTCGCCGAGTGGCGCGCATGTTTGCAAAAGCAAACGCTGGTCTGATCTTCTGGGGTATGGGTGTGTCTCAGCACATCCACGGGACGGACAACTCGCGCTGCCTGATCTCGTTGGCGCTTATGACCGGCAACGTGGGTAAACCGGGCGCGGGTCTGCATCCGCTGCGTGGCCAGAACAACGTTCAAGGTGCGTCTGATGCAGGCCTGATCCCAATGTTCCTGCCTGACTATCAGACAGTTACGAGTGATGATGTACGTAAGAGCTTCACTGATGTCTGGGGCGGTGGTGATTTTTCAGACGAGAAAGGTCTGACCGTCACCGAAATCGTGGACCAAGCCTACGCCGGCAATATCAAAGGCATGTATATTCAGGGTGAAAACCCGGCAATGTCAGACCCTGATGTTGATCACGCTCGCGACGCTTTTGCAAAGCTTGAGTTTATGGTTGTGCAAGACATCTTCCTGACCGAAACCGCAAACTTTGCAGACATCATTTTGCCAGCCTCTGCGCTTTATGAAAAGAACGGCACTGTCAGTAACACCAACCGTCAGGTTCAGCGTGTGCGTCCCGCGGTTGCCCCTCCGGGTGAGGCGCGTGAGGACTGGTCGATCACCGTTGATCTGGCAAAACGCATTGGCCTGCCTTGGGACTACAAGGACGTTTCCGAAGTCTTTGCCGAGATGAAGCTCAATATGAAGAGCCTCGACAATATCACCTGGGATCGTCTGAAGACTGAAACAGTGACTTATCCGTCGCTCAATGAGACCGATCCGGGTCAGCCAATTGTGTTTGGTGATGGCTTCCCACGTCCAGATGGCCGCGCGCGCTTTACACCTGCGTCTGTCATCCCACCGGATGAGGCACCGGATGCCGAATACCCGATGATCATGACCACTGGCCGCCAGCTGGAGCATTGGCACACTGGGTCGATGACCCGTCGTTCCATGGTGCTGGACAGTGTCGAGCCAGAGGCTAACTGCTCGCTGAACCCGCGTACGCTTAAGATGATGGGTATCGAACCCGGTGACATGATCCGTCTGACCACACGCCGTGGATCGATTGAGATCATGGCACGTGCGGACCGCGCGATTGCGCAGGATATGGTCTTTGTACCCTTTGCTTATGTGGAAGCTGCGGCAAACGTGCTCACCAACTCTGCCATCGATCCTTATGGTAAGATCCCAGAGTTCAAATTCTCTGCCGTACGCGTTGAGAAAATCGAAGCGCAGGTGGCCGCCGAATAGTCGGCTACCTTCTTCTTTTTGTCAAAAATACTTCCGCCGGAGGCATCTGAGATGTCCTCCTGCGGTGAGGCTTATATGACGGCCAAAGCCCGGTCCAATCGCGCATATCCACGGCGTTGCGCGCGTCGACGGCGTCGATCAGCCTCTAAGGATGCTTCTCGGAGATTGGTAAATGTCGCTCGGGTTTCGCGCGCCTTACCACCGGCGATGCCCCATTCAGACATGACAGCGATATTGTCGAAGAGGTCGTATGCGATTTCGACCCTATAAAACCTAGGTCGGCGCGCCTTGCGCTGGCGATAAAGCAAACAAATGGCCATGTGTCGCCTGTAACCCCCTTTTAACCCCACCCCATAGCTACCGCGCCCGAATCGTCGAATCAAGAGTCCGCGATGCCAGGGCTCGTACAAAGAACTGTCGGGAGCGATTGGGAAGCCGCTTATTTGTAGGGCGAATCCCTTGATGTGAGGGGCATCGTACTTAGGTAATAAAAAATTTTCGCAGGCGCCAAACGAGACCTGCTTATGTGCTTGGAGAAGCCTATGTCAGCGCATTGGGACGATTTGAAAACAGTGATGCATTTGGTGCGAGGCGGGTCGTTGGCCAATGCAGCAGATGCCTTAGGGGTGTCGTACACAACCGTGGCCCGACGCGTGAAGCGGGCCGAAGATGATCTTGGTATTCAGCTCTTTGACCGGCTAGCGGATGGCTATCAGGCAACCGAAGCCGGGGAGACCGTAGCGCGCAAGGCTGCGGCCATGGAAACCGAAGAGATGGATTTGCTGCGCAATCTTATTGGGTCCGAACAGGTTGTTTCGGGCACCCTCACGATCACCGCGCCGCAGCTTCTTTGCTCCACACACCTCATTCCAGTTTTTAAGGAATTTTCTGAGAAATACCCCGAGGTTGAACTGCATGTGCGTTCTGACAGCGCTTTGCTCGATCTCAATCGGCGCGAGGCAGACTTAGCAATTCGCGTGAGCGACGCACCAGGGGATAGCCTGACCGGTCGCGTGCTTAGCCGTCAGGAAAGCCTGGCCTTTGGCAATGCGGAGTGGGCGGAACGACTAGCGACGAACGTGAATGAGCCGGTGCCCTGGATTATCCCTGAACGTATTCCGCCGGCATTTAAGAAATACATTCCAGAAATTCCCAACGAAAATATTGTTCTACGTTCCGATGATATGGTGACCATGATTGAAGCTGCGCGCGCTGGGATGGGGGTGGTCATGTTACCAACGTTTCTGGGACGGAGTAGGCCCGATCTCCACGAATTGCAGATTTGCGATCCCATGACATTTCCAGAAATTTGGGCGGTCGCGCATCGAGATATCTGGCGTTCCGCACGTGTAGCAGCGTTTCGCGAGATTTTGATCCCTCATTTTAAAAAGCACGCCCATCTCTTCGTGGCATAATTCGGAAAAACAAAGCCCCCGCATGCGATGCGCAGCGGGGGAGTGGGAGTGACTTTCCCCGGAACGTTACTGAGGCAGACGGACCGAGATTTCCGATCTTGGAAGAGGAAATGAGTCTGAGATCTCCGATACCCTCAATCTACAACAATACCGGGTGAATTTCTAGATGTAGTGGGTTTCAGGTTGAAATACGCCGCATATTGGGCAGATATCCGCCGTTACTGCCAGCTGACATCTCCAAGAAAGATGTAGCCAGCCCCGTAGATGGTCTTGATCAATTGCGGATTCTTGGGGTCTTCTCCCAACTTTGAACGTAGCCGAGAGATACGAACATCCATCGCACGGTCAAAGCTTTCCCCGGCAACCCCGCCTAAGGTTTCTTGCATTTGTGATCGGCTGATCAGACGCTTCGGGCTGTCTAGGAAAAGCCGCAAGACTTCCGCTTCTGCGTGGCTAAATGGGGTCTTCTCGCCCTTGTTATCTTCCAGAAAATACCCATCAAAATTCGCGACCCAACCGTTGAACGTCGCAATATTTGAATGGCTCGGCGCAGCAGCGCGATCTTTGCGTAAATGAGCACGAACACGTGCGACAACCTCGGCTGGATCGAAAGGTTTGATGATGTAGTCATCAGCCCCAAGTTCCAAGCCAGTCACTCGATCCTGTACCTGAGCGCGGCCAGAGATGATGATCACAACCGCGCCTTGCTCAAGCGCTAGTCTGTGGACCAATGTTAGCCCGTCTTTATCTGGCAGACTTAGATCAACTAAGCACACCTCAGGGGCTGATTTGCGGAGGCTTGCTTCAAACTCTGTTGCGCGCGCGAAACTCATTGTTCGAAAGCCCGCCTCCTCCAGAGCTTCGGACAATATTTGGCGGATCTCTGGTTCGTCATCCAAGATTGAAACAAGCGGTTTGATCATGCGTCGTCCTCGGGTGTCAGAAACCGCAGTAGTGCGTCAGACGTGAATGGTTTGCGGATGACTGGAGCGCGTGCGGCACCTTCCAGATACAGTGGATGGCTCTGAGCGAAGCTCGTCATCAAATAGATGGGTAGTTCATGGTGTTTAACTTTCTCCACCAGATCAACTCCGGTGGCGTTACCTTCGACCTTTATATCAGACAGAATCATAGAAATGCCCGGCACATGGTCCAGCAACATTAGTGCTTCCTCGACGCTTGTTGCCTCGATCACCATATAGCTTTGTGCAATCAGCATATCGCGAATTTGCCCTCGCAATTCCGGATCATCCTCAACTAACAAAGTCAGTCCAGGTGTGTGATCTCCACGAATGCGGCGCAGTGGCAATCGTAACATGACCCGCGCTCCGCCTTCTGGCGCGTTGGCAATTCGGACCTCGCCGCCAACCATCTTCGTCATGTCATAGACCATGGGAAGGCCAAGGCCTGAGCCTTCGCTGCCTTTCGTGGTGAAGAATGGATCAAGCGCCTTTGTTAGCGCTTCTTCAGAAAATCCTTCGCCTGTATCCGTCACCGATATTTGCAGCCAAGTATCCTTGATGATTTCGCCGTGGATACAGATTTGCCCTGCTCCCTTGCAGGCGTCGCGTGCGTTCAGGATCAAATTCAAAAGACTGTCCTGCAGCATCCCAGGATCGAGCAAAATTTGTTCATCTGGGATTTCATTAATCAGCTCCAGCTCAATCGAACGCGACAGGCTTGGCCTAGCGAGTGTCTGAATGTCTGAAAGCAGCTTGCCCACAATTGAGGCCTTCATCTGCGGTGCGCGCTGGCTGGTCATGTCCGCAAGCCGGTTTAGCAGCTTGCCCCCGCGACGCGCGGCCTTAAGCGTTCCGTCGATTAGTTCTTTGGCTTCATCAGGCAGCTTCATCTTTTCCATCTTGCCCTGCATGCCAAGGATAATGGTCAAGAGATTGGAAAAATCATGCGCCAGCCCGCTTGTCATTTGAGCTGCAATTTCTCTTCGACGAGTCTGCTGCAGGGCTGCGCGTGTTTGAGTCTCTTCCGTGACATCCATTGAAAGGATGTAAGCTCCGCGATGCTCGTCATCTTCGCTATCAGGCGTCAGTGCTAGGCGGATGCGACGCGTGCTCATCGGATCATTGAACTCGAACACCTGTGGTGATCCATCGAGTGCTGCCGCTAAGTGAGTTGAGATGATTTCATAGGTTTCTATACCCAGAGTATCGCCGATATGGGCTCCTACAATGTTGCTAGGTCGCCCTGGCATCACCGCAGAAAGGCGGCGATTGGAGTATGTATAACAGCGATCCGGACCGACATGTGCAATGTGCGCGGGCATCATTTCAGCCGTGAGACGCATGCGGGCTTCGCTTTCAGTGATCTGTCGCTTGGCTTCCTCAAGGGCAACGACGGTGCTTTCCAATTCGCGGTTTGCGCCTGAAAGCTCCTCTGCGTAACGGATCAACTGATCGGAGAGTTCTTCGGACTTAGACCGGAGCAATTCCTCCTGTCGTTTGGCACGGGTGATATCGGTATATACGGCGATCCAGCCTCCGTCAGGAAGCGGGCTGCCTTCCACGCTGATCCATCGACCGTTAGATCTTTGTCGCTCCATGTAGTGCGGCTCAAAATCCTTAGCGAGTTCGACACGCTGGCGCACCATTTCATCTACAGAGCCATCATTCCCGTACTCGCCGCGCTCAACAAGGTGGCGAATAATGTCCTCAAACTTAGATCCGGCTTCCGTAAGGTGTTGAGGGACTTCGAACATTTCTCGGAATTTGGCGTTCGCGACGACCAGTTTTAGGTCGCTGTCGTAGATCGAAAGCGCCTGTTGGATCAGGTTCAAACCGGCCATCGTCATGGCATGTCTTATGTCTCGATGGACTGACATTCTCTCCTCCTATCTTCATGGCTAGCACTGGAATACTCGTTTCGAAAAGGGCGAAATTGCGCTTGTTACAATTCGTAAGGATTGGGAAATGATCCCGAAAAAGTTGACGGGCTATGATGGGTTCGCACCTAATGAAAGGGGGAGAATCGCACCAGCGATTCAGCCCACGATTGTGGGCCTTAGGGAGGAATAGAATTTGACTAAGTCGTCAGAGGCGACCGATGGGCTTGTGTCCATCCCCGCGCTCTTGAAGCGGAATGTCGAGCAATTCGGCAAAAAAACCGCTTATCGAGAGAAAGAATTCGGAATTTGGCAGACCTGGACTTGGGCGGAAACCGAGAAAGAGATTGAAGCCCTAGCGCTCGGTCTTCTCAATCTTGGTGTCGCAGAAGGGGACTTTGTCGCCATCATTGGTCGAAACCGTCCGTATTTTTATTGGGCAATGGTTGCCATTCAATCCATCGGCGCGGTGCCCGTCCCGATGTATCAAGACAGTGCTGCAGAAGAGATGGCACATGTTCTGGCAAACTGTGGCGCAAAATACGCCATCGTGGATGACCAAGAACAGGTGGACAAAGTCATCGACGTGCGCGAGCAGCTCGATAGCTTTGAGCATATGATCTATGTCGATCCGCGTGGCTTGCGGAAGTATGATCATCGCAAGTTGCACGAATATTCTCATGTTCAGGATCAAGGGCGCGCAGCCTATGATGAGCTGATCGGAGAGCTGAATAACCGTCGTGACCAGCTGACCTTAGAGAGCACCTGCGTGATGCTCTACACCTCTGGCACAACGGGTAAGCCAAAGGGCGTTGTTCTTTCGAACCGCAACATTATCAAGACAGCTCAGAACTCCAGCCATTTTGACCATCTGCACAAAGATGAAGAGATTTTGGCCTATCTTCCGATGGCGTGGGTTGGTGACTTTATCTTCTCCATTGGGCAGGCTTATTGCACAGGCTTTACCGTCAATTGTCCTGAGTCAGTTGAGACGATTGCTACGGATCTTCGCGAAATCGGGCCTACCTATTTCTTCGCGCCGCCAGCCATTTTCGAAAAGCATCTGACCGAAGTGATGATCCGCATGGAAGACGCGGGCAAGTTCAAACAGTGGCTCTTTCGCCGCTATATGGATCACGCCAAGAAGGTGGGCCCAGCCATACTGGATGGGAAACCTGTCAGTTTCGCGGACCGCCTGAAATACAAACTTGGTGAGCTTTTCGTATATGGGCCACTGAAAAACACACTTGGATTTTCGCGTGTACGTGTCGGCTATACGGCCGGCGAAGCGATTGGGCCGGAACTCTTTGATTTCTATCGTTCTTTGGGTATCAACCTGAAGCAGCTTTATGGTCAGACCGAGGCTTCGGTGTTCATTACCGTTCAGCCAAACGGCGAAGTGCGTGCCGATACCGTGGGTGTGCCTGCGCCAGATGTTGAGTTGCGTATCGAAGATAGTGGCGAGATTTTCTATCGCTCACCCGGGGTCTTTGTTGAGTACTTCAACAACCCGGACAGCACAGCATCAACCAAAGATGCTGAAGGCTGGGTCGCGACAGGAGATGCTGGCTTCATCGACGACAAGTCTGGCCACCTGCGCATCATCGACCGCGTGAAAGACGTCGGTAAACTTGCCGATGGTTCCATGTTTGCGCCGAAATATGTTGAGAACAAACTGAAGTTCTATCCTGACATTCTGGAAGCCGTGCTGTTTGGCAATGGCAAAGATCGCTGCGTCGCCTTCATCAATATCGACTTGACGGCTGTCGGGAACTGGGCTGAGCGCAATAATATTGCCTATGCATCTTATCAAGAACTGGCGGGGCATCCCAGGGTCCTCGACACAATTCAGTCCCATGTTGAGGCCGTGAACCGGTCGGTTGCCGAGGACCCAATGCTGTCGGGATGTCAAATTCATCGCTTCCTTGTTTTGCACAAGGAACTCGATGCGGATGACGGTGAAATGACGCGCACCAAGAAAGTACGCCGCAAGATTGTCGAAGAGAAATTCGCCGATCTCGTGACCGGGCTATACGACGGATCCCCTGAAATCAGCACAGTGACGGAAGTGACCTATGAAGATGGTCGCAAGGGTAGCATCAGCGCGACGCTTGAACTGCGGAATGCAACTGTGGCGCCAGCCGTTCAGCACAAGGTGGCCGCAGAATGATGGGGACAGAATTCAAGACTATGAAGGAGGTGCATCATGCTTGATGCCTCTGACAGCTACGTAACAGATGACGGCCGCACGATTGGCGGTGTGGTCATGGAGATGAAAAACATCACCCTGCGCTTCGGGGGCGTGGTGGCCATCAAAGATATCAGTTTTGATATTCGCCAGGGTGAGATCCGTGCCATCATCGGGCCGAACGGGGCCGGTAAATCCTCGATGCTGAACGTCATTTCAGGCTTTTACAATCCACAGGAAGGTCAGGTCTACTACCAAGGTAAACTGCGCCCTCAAATGCGGCCCTATCAGGTTGCGCGCCAAGGTATCGCGCGGACCTTTCAGAATATCGCTCTGTTTGAAGGTATGACGGTTCTGGACAACATCATGACTGGTCGCCTGCACCACACAAAGTCAAGCATCTGGTCACAGGCGCTATGGAAGGGTAAGGCGGAACGCGAAGAAGTCGCCAACCGGGAAGTGGTTGAAAAGATTATCGACTTCCTCGAGATCCAGTCAATTCGCAAGACCCCCGTTGGGCGTCTTCCATATGGCCTGAAAAAACGGGTTGAACTGGCGCGTGCTTTGGCGGCAGAGCCATCCATCCTGCTATTGGATGAGCCGATGGCCGGCATGAACGTTGAAGAAAAAGAGGACATGAGCCGCTTTATCCTCGACGTGAACGACGAGTTCGGGACCACCATCGCTCTGATTGAACACGATATGGGCGTGGTCATGGACCTGTCTGATCGCGTTGTTGTGATGGATTACGGCAAGAAGATCGGGGACGGCACCCCGGATGAAGTGCGCAACAACCAGGACGTCATCGACGCCTACTTGGGAGTGGCACATGACTAAGCAAATTCACGTCATTTTTGGAGGCCGTCACAATGCCTGATCAACTGATTTTCGGCATGGAAGTGTTCCTGAACGGTCTGATGGCCGGGGTTCTCTATGCGCTCGTCGCTCTGGGGTTTGTGTTGATCTACAAGGCCTCAGGTATCTTTAACTACGCCCAGGGTGTTATGGCGCTGTTCTCAGCTCTGACATTGGTTGGCATCATGGAAGGGCAAATCCCCTTCGCCCATCTGATCAACGCGATCTTTGGGACAGAACTTCATCACTTTGGTTGGCATGTACCCGCGGTACTCGCGATTTTGCTGACTATGGCTGTGATGGTTCTGCTGGCGATCTGCGTGCAAAAATTCGTCTTCCGCCATTTGGTGGGGCAAGAGCCGATCATTCTTTTCATGGCGACTATTGGCCTAGCCTATTTCCTTGAAGGTGTCGGTGACATCATGTGGGGGTCTGAGATTAAGAAGCTGGATGTTGGGCTGCCCCAGGGCATCAACATCGCCATCGATGAAGCAACCTATGGGATCTTTGGTTACGGCTTCTTCATCGATAACCTCGACATCGTCGCCACAATCATCGCAGCGCTGCTGGTTGGCGCGCTGGTCATCTTTGCTCAGTACACCAAACAGGGCCGTGCCATGCGCGCAGTGGCCGATGATCACCAAGCAGCACTGTCGGTGGGTGTATCCCTAAATTTCATCTGGGTCATGGTCTGGTCCGTTGCAGGTTTCGTGGCTCTGGTTGCGGGCATCATGTGGGGCACCAAGTCCGGTGTTCAGTTCTCGCTGTCTCTGATCGCACTGAAAGCTCTGCCGGTTCTCATGCTCGGTGGCTTCACCTCGATCCCTGGCGCCATCATTGGCGGTTTGATCATCGGTGTGGGCGAGAAACTCTTTGAGTTTGCAGTGGGTCCGCTCGTGGGCGGCGCAACCGAAAACTGGTTCGCCTATGTGCTCGCGCTGATCTTTCTCGTGTTCCGTCCACAAGGCCTCTTTGGGGAGAAAATCATTGAACGTGTGTGACCCCAAATCCGTGACTTATAACGCAACCTCTGTGGAGTTTTGAGAGATGTTCTATCGTGAAGCGGGCGATTTCAAAACGTCCTATGCAGAAGACAACC carries:
- a CDS encoding zinc-finger domain-containing protein, whose protein sequence is MSIDAPETKIVDNYRISCDGGEGALGHPRVWLSIPRDTGVVECGYCDCKYIHKDFVKEDAA
- a CDS encoding histidine phosphatase family protein, yielding MTHMTLIRHGQANTHATDEAGYDQLSELGHQQARWLGEHFIQAGQEFARVYSGTLKRHLQTAESLGAARFGEVVEDARLNEFPYYSLRAAYERQFGAVNPQTQEEFAVLLCELLEKWESNILEDVSESYASFFNRVTEVMDHIAAGDGPALIVTSGGFISTAIRHSLGFDLQSWTQTCLATLNTSVHTWQPIAGRRHITQFNAVPHLDTPDRHEAKTFI
- the fdhF gene encoding formate dehydrogenase subunit alpha yields the protein MSEQVTFTLDGQQVTAEKGETIWEVANGRVLVIPHLCHKPAPGYRPDGNCRACMVEIEGERTLAASCIREPSEGMVVTTNSARAETARKMVVEMLVTDQPEREEAHDKSSHLWDMADLNGVSESRFPKMEEGRIPLLDDSHVAMKVNLDACISCSLCVQACREVQVNDVIGMAGRGHDAYPTFDIADPMGASTCVACGECVQACPTGALMPAAVVDENQVGDSADFDSETESVCPFCGVGCKVSLKVKDGKVKYVEGINGPANEGRLCVKGRFGFDYIHHPHRLTKPLIRRDDAPAKGLNVDPGDLSTHFREATWEEALDLAGKRLVELRDQDPKSVAGFGSAKCTNEEAYLFQKFIRQGFKHNNVDHCTRLCHASSVSALIENVGSGAVTATFNEIENADVAIIIGANPIENHPVAATYFKQFTKRGGKLIVMDPRGVGMRRFAAEMLQFRPGADVSLLNAIMNVIVEEELYDSQYIHRWTENWEAEKEHLKAFSPEKMTEICGIEPDQIRRVARMFAKANAGLIFWGMGVSQHIHGTDNSRCLISLALMTGNVGKPGAGLHPLRGQNNVQGASDAGLIPMFLPDYQTVTSDDVRKSFTDVWGGGDFSDEKGLTVTEIVDQAYAGNIKGMYIQGENPAMSDPDVDHARDAFAKLEFMVVQDIFLTETANFADIILPASALYEKNGTVSNTNRQVQRVRPAVAPPGEAREDWSITVDLAKRIGLPWDYKDVSEVFAEMKLNMKSLDNITWDRLKTETVTYPSLNETDPGQPIVFGDGFPRPDGRARFTPASVIPPDEAPDAEYPMIMTTGRQLEHWHTGSMTRRSMVLDSVEPEANCSLNPRTLKMMGIEPGDMIRLTTRRGSIEIMARADRAIAQDMVFVPFAYVEAAANVLTNSAIDPYGKIPEFKFSAVRVEKIEAQVAAE
- a CDS encoding WGR domain-containing protein, yielding MAICLLYRQRKARRPRFYRVEIAYDLFDNIAVMSEWGIAGGKARETRATFTNLREASLEADRRRRRAQRRGYARLDRALAVI
- a CDS encoding LysR family transcriptional regulator, giving the protein MSAHWDDLKTVMHLVRGGSLANAADALGVSYTTVARRVKRAEDDLGIQLFDRLADGYQATEAGETVARKAAAMETEEMDLLRNLIGSEQVVSGTLTITAPQLLCSTHLIPVFKEFSEKYPEVELHVRSDSALLDLNRREADLAIRVSDAPGDSLTGRVLSRQESLAFGNAEWAERLATNVNEPVPWIIPERIPPAFKKYIPEIPNENIVLRSDDMVTMIEAARAGMGVVMLPTFLGRSRPDLHELQICDPMTFPEIWAVAHRDIWRSARVAAFREILIPHFKKHAHLFVA
- a CDS encoding response regulator transcription factor — protein: MIKPLVSILDDEPEIRQILSEALEEAGFRTMSFARATEFEASLRKSAPEVCLVDLSLPDKDGLTLVHRLALEQGAVVIIISGRAQVQDRVTGLELGADDYIIKPFDPAEVVARVRAHLRKDRAAAPSHSNIATFNGWVANFDGYFLEDNKGEKTPFSHAEAEVLRLFLDSPKRLISRSQMQETLGGVAGESFDRAMDVRISRLRSKLGEDPKNPQLIKTIYGAGYIFLGDVSWQ
- a CDS encoding PAS-domain containing protein; protein product: MSVHRDIRHAMTMAGLNLIQQALSIYDSDLKLVVANAKFREMFEVPQHLTEAGSKFEDIIRHLVERGEYGNDGSVDEMVRQRVELAKDFEPHYMERQRSNGRWISVEGSPLPDGGWIAVYTDITRAKRQEELLRSKSEELSDQLIRYAEELSGANRELESTVVALEEAKRQITESEARMRLTAEMMPAHIAHVGPDRCYTYSNRRLSAVMPGRPSNIVGAHIGDTLGIETYEIISTHLAAALDGSPQVFEFNDPMSTRRIRLALTPDSEDDEHRGAYILSMDVTEETQTRAALQQTRRREIAAQMTSGLAHDFSNLLTIILGMQGKMEKMKLPDEAKELIDGTLKAARRGGKLLNRLADMTSQRAPQMKASIVGKLLSDIQTLARPSLSRSIELELINEIPDEQILLDPGMLQDSLLNLILNARDACKGAGQICIHGEIIKDTWLQISVTDTGEGFSEEALTKALDPFFTTKGSEGSGLGLPMVYDMTKMVGGEVRIANAPEGGARVMLRLPLRRIRGDHTPGLTLLVEDDPELRGQIRDMLIAQSYMVIEATSVEEALMLLDHVPGISMILSDIKVEGNATGVDLVEKVKHHELPIYLMTSFAQSHPLYLEGAARAPVIRKPFTSDALLRFLTPEDDA